The following coding sequences lie in one Zingiber officinale cultivar Zhangliang chromosome 2B, Zo_v1.1, whole genome shotgun sequence genomic window:
- the LOC122045368 gene encoding probable pectin methylesterase CGR2: MASRRLINPSRRASDSGSLPLVGSLHQKSRSSPLLSIGLVVVAAFFLIGYSLRGSGGFASEKEAISIGQGVSCSLDVIQAMPILKKAYGDSMRKVLHVGPDSCAVVSKLLKEDSEAWGVEPYDLEDTDSSCKSLVRKGFVRVADIKFPLPYQPKSFSLVIVSDSLDYLSSKYLNKTLPDLARVSADGLVIFAGYPGKQRAKVSELAKFGRPAKLRSSSWWIRYFVQTGLQENEMAIKKFEEASVKNSYKPSCQIFHVTS; this comes from the exons ATGGCGTCAAGACGACTGATTAATCCGTCTCGGCGCGCTTCGGATAGCGGAAGCCTTCCGCTCGTCGGCTCACTGCACCAGAAGTCGCGGAGTTCGCCCCTTTTGTCCATCGGATTGGTTGTTGTG GCTGCCTTTTTTCTCATTGGTTACTCGTTGAGAGGTTCAG GTGGATTTGCCAGTGAGAAGGAAGCCATAAGTATTGGGCAAG GTGTTTCCTGCTCGTTGGATGTTATACAGGCTATGCCTATTCTCAAGAAAGCTTATGGAGATAGCATGAGGAAGGTTTTGCATGTAGGTCCTGACTCTTGTGCAGTTGTTtccaaattattaaaagaagactCTGAAGCTTGGGGCGTGGAACCATACGATTTAGAAGATACAGATAGTAGCTGCAAGAGCCTCGTGCGCAAAGGTTTCGTGCGCGTAGCTGACATCAAGTTTCCCCTACCATACCAACCAAAATCATTTTCCCTTGTTATCGTTTCTGATTCATTGGATTATCTGTCTTCCAAGTACCTCAACAAGACCCTTCCAGATCTTGCCAGAGTATCAGCAGATGGTCTTGTCATATTTGCTG GCTATCCAGGAAAACAAAGAGCCAAGGTTTCAGAGCTGGCAAAATTTGGAAGACCT GCCAAACTTAGGAGTTCATCCTGGTGGATTCGATATTTTGTCCAGACCGGTTTACAAGAGAATGAAATGGCTATAAAGAAGTTCGAGGAAGCTTCAGTAAAAAATTCGTACAAACCAAGCTGCCAAATTTTTCACGTCACTTCCTAG